A single region of the Oncorhynchus keta strain PuntledgeMale-10-30-2019 chromosome 4, Oket_V2, whole genome shotgun sequence genome encodes:
- the LOC118371963 gene encoding patched domain-containing protein 3-like, with protein MPSCHTDCIEKSVSNWFHKLGGFVGRNPWWFLLVPLFISAGLGAGFYFLEEREAHGIEDQFTPKDGPAKQERHFVKEHFPQNDSEFSRLRLYNEGSYGSFIAVSKSSDILSEKAFEEIIYLDGTVREMVGQKGKTYEKLCAMKGNRCFSNEMLDIINGTASTIKKANLTFPYHNSTSNTIFLGTELGGVVLNSSIIVSAKAVRLFYFLRENNEAENDDWLHGFTQVFSNLSDELNKRQIQVSYFTSNSREEEFKENSKSVIPLFSVTYFLAISFSIISCLRLDCVRNKVWVAIFGALSAGLAVLSSFGLLLLCGMPFAMTVATAPFLILGIGVDDMFIMISCWQQTQVHDNVEDRMAATYKEAAVSITITTLTDALAFYIGLLTPFRSVQSFCMYTGTAVLFCYLYNITFFGAFMALNGSREKGNRHWLTCMKVPEPEDSPEKYNICCVGGAYDQETGKEEVMPINNFFKMYYGPFLTNNWTKVFVILLYAGYLGSSIYGCFQIQEGIDLKNLAADSSYVGSYYDNEDQYFSEYGPNVMVVVTDSKFQYWDQTARKRLDTCLNVLRV; from the exons ATGCCTTCGTGTCACACAGACTGCATTGAAAAATCAGTGTCAAATTGGTTTCATAAACTTGGAGGTTTTGTTGGGAGAAATCCATGGTGGTTTCTACTTGTCCCTTTGTTCATCTCTGCGGGGCTTGGGGCAGGATTTTACTTCCTTGAAGAGAGAGAGGCGCATGGCATAGAGGACCAGTTTACTCCAAAGGACGGGCCTGCAAAACAGGAGAGACATTTTGTCAAAGAACATTTTCCTCAGAATGATTCAGAGTTCTCTCGTTTGCGGCTGTATAACGAGGGGAGCTATGGGTCTTTCATCGCTGTTTCAAAGTCATCCGATATCTTGAGTGAGAAGGCATTTGAGGAGATCATATATTTAGATGGAACAGTTAGAGAGATGGTAGGACAAAAAGGAAAAACCTATGAAAAACTTTGTGCCATGAAAGGTAACAGGTGCTTTTCAAATGAGATGTTAGATATCATTAATGGCACAGCTAGTACAATTAAGAAGGCAAACTTGACCTTTCCTTATCATAATTCAACATCAAACACCATCTTTTTGGGGACAGAACTTGGTGGAGTAGTTTTGAATTCAAGTATCATCGTTAGTGCAAAGGCTGTTCGACTCTTCTACTTTCTCAGAGAAAACAACGAGGCAGAAAATGATGATTGGCTACATGGGTTTACTCAAGTGTTTTCCAACTTGTCAGATGAATTGAATAAG CGGCAGATTCAAGTTTCATACTTCACATCTAATTCTAGAGAGGAGGAGTTTAAGGAAAACTCCAAATCTGTGATTCCTCTCTTCTCCGTCACATACTTCCTGGCCATAAGTTTTTCAATTATATCTTGCTTGAG GTTGGACTGTGTGAGGAACAAGGTGTGGGTGGCCATCTTTGGTGCTCTATCTGCAGGCCTAGCTGTGCTGTCCAGTTTCGGGTTGTTGCTGCTCTGTGGAATGCCCTTTGCCATGACTGTTGCAACGGCTCCTTTCTTAATACTGG GAATTGGTGTTGACGACATGTTCATCATGATTTCCTGCTGGCAGCAGACTCAAGTTCATGACAACGTAGAGGACCGTATGGCAGCTACATACAAAGAGGCAGCTGTCTCTATCACCATCACAACACTAACTGATGCCCTGGCCTTCTATATTGGTCTGTTAACTCCCTTTCGTTCTGTACAATCCTTTTGTATGTATACTGGCACAGCTGTCCTGTTCTGTTACTTGTACAATATTACCTTCTTTGGTGCATTTATGGCATTGAATGGGAGTCGTGAAAAGGGTAACAGACACTGGCTGACATGCATGAAGGTTCCAGAACCAGAGGATAGTCCTGAAAAGTACAATATCTGCTGTGTAGGAGGAGCTTATGACCAGGAAACGGGAAAAGAGGAAGTTATGCCCATTAACAACTTCTTTAAGATGTACTATGGTCCATTTCTAACAAATAATTGGACCAAGGTGTTTGTGATCCTGCTCTATGCTGGATATTTGGGCTCAAGTATCTATGGTTGCTTCCAAATACAAGAAGGCATAGACCTTAAAAACCTAGCAGCTGATAGCTCATATGTGGGAAGCTATTACGATAATGAGGACCAATACTTTTCAGAGTATGGTCCAAATGTTATGGTTGTTGTGACTGACAGTAAGTTTCAATATTGGGACCAAACTGCTCGAAAGCGTCTTGATACTTGTCTGAACGTTTTGAGAGTCTAA